In a genomic window of Bradyrhizobium ontarionense:
- a CDS encoding YidB family protein gives MGLLDILNGMQNGPHGPSHPSTQKNGGMSPMTMAILALLAWKAVKHFSQGGQQPNAAPAPVPAPQPTSNQGGPLGGALGGGLGGGLGNILAGGLGGLLTGGAAGSVLSGGLGDLLHQLQQNGQGDTANSWVGKGQNQPISPGDLANALGADQIDQLSAQSGLSRDELLNGLSQYLPKVIDQLTPEGRLPTEHELAGRV, from the coding sequence ATGGGTCTACTCGATATCCTCAACGGCATGCAGAACGGTCCGCACGGGCCCAGTCATCCAAGCACGCAGAAGAACGGCGGCATGTCGCCGATGACCATGGCGATCCTTGCTCTGCTGGCCTGGAAGGCCGTGAAGCATTTCTCGCAAGGTGGTCAGCAGCCGAACGCGGCGCCGGCGCCCGTTCCAGCGCCGCAGCCGACCAGCAATCAAGGCGGTCCCCTCGGCGGAGCACTTGGTGGCGGCCTCGGAGGCGGGCTCGGCAACATCCTGGCCGGTGGCCTCGGCGGGCTGCTCACAGGCGGCGCGGCCGGCAGCGTGCTGTCCGGCGGGCTGGGTGATCTGCTGCATCAGCTCCAGCAGAACGGTCAGGGCGATACCGCCAACTCATGGGTCGGCAAGGGCCAGAACCAGCCGATCTCGCCGGGCGATCTCGCCAACGCGCTCGGTGCCGACCAGATCGATCAGCTCTCGGCGCAGAGCGGCCTGTCGCGTGACGAGCTTCTCAACGGACTGAGCCAGTACCTGCCGAAGGTGATCGATCAGCTGACGCCGGAGGGGCGGCTGCCGACCGAGCATGAACTGGCGGGACGGGTCTGA
- a CDS encoding enoyl-CoA hydratase/isomerase family protein: MATTFPDIGVEIHGHVGLIEIRRPPLNFFDISLINQIADALEGFDRDIEIRASVLAAQGKAFCAGANFTDPARQAQDAAEAKGDPADSLGAINHLYMQAVRIFRCKKPVVAAVHGAAIGGGLGLAVSADFRVTCPEARFSANFTKLGFHPGFGLTVTLPELIGKNNAELMFYTSRRVTGEEALKFGLANECVPQDQVRSAAMKLAAEIAECAPLGLLSTRATMRAGLADRVMAATEHELAEQTRLRATEDFKEGVKATEERRFANFRGR, from the coding sequence ATGGCCACCACCTTCCCTGACATCGGCGTCGAGATCCACGGCCATGTCGGCCTGATCGAGATCCGCCGGCCGCCGCTCAACTTCTTCGACATTTCGCTGATCAACCAGATCGCGGACGCGCTCGAAGGTTTCGACCGCGACATCGAGATCCGCGCCTCGGTGCTGGCGGCGCAGGGCAAGGCGTTCTGCGCCGGCGCCAACTTCACCGATCCGGCGCGGCAGGCGCAGGACGCGGCCGAGGCGAAGGGCGATCCCGCCGACAGTCTCGGGGCGATCAATCATCTCTACATGCAGGCGGTGCGGATCTTCCGTTGCAAGAAGCCGGTCGTCGCGGCCGTGCACGGCGCGGCGATCGGCGGCGGGCTGGGCCTCGCCGTGTCAGCCGATTTCCGCGTCACCTGTCCGGAAGCGCGCTTCTCGGCGAATTTCACCAAGCTCGGCTTCCATCCGGGCTTCGGGCTGACGGTCACGCTGCCCGAGCTGATCGGCAAGAACAACGCCGAGCTGATGTTCTATACCAGCCGCCGCGTCACCGGCGAGGAGGCGCTCAAATTCGGCCTCGCCAATGAATGCGTGCCGCAAGACCAGGTACGATCAGCAGCGATGAAGCTCGCCGCCGAGATCGCCGAATGCGCGCCGCTCGGCCTGCTGTCGACGCGCGCGACGATGCGCGCCGGCCTCGCCGACCGCGTGATGGCCGCGACCGAGCACGAACTCGCCGAGCAGACCCGGCTGCGCGCGACCGAGGACTTCAAGGAAGGCGTCAAGGCCACCGAGGAGCGCCGGTTCGCGAACTTCAGGGGGCGGTGA
- a CDS encoding enoyl-CoA hydratase, protein MTTNTTVLQHLDSGLLTITMNRPERRNALNSDMTKGLVEAAHRAANDLEVRAVLLKGAGGTFCVGGDVKAMAEAKTAPSFETKVSTLRERMEVSRLLHQMQKPVVAQIEGAAAGAGLSIALACDLRVAGESAKITTAFAKVGLSGDFGGTYFLTQLLGSAKARELYLTSPVLTAREALALGMLTRVVSDAEVEAAARELALSLAQGPSVTLGYIKRNINNAETMTLEACFDAEAMHHSRCSDTEDHKEAAKAFVEKRAPVFQGR, encoded by the coding sequence ATGACCACCAACACCACCGTCCTGCAGCATCTCGACTCCGGCCTGCTCACGATCACGATGAACCGGCCCGAGCGGCGCAACGCGCTCAACAGCGATATGACCAAGGGGCTGGTCGAGGCGGCGCATCGCGCGGCCAATGACCTGGAGGTGCGCGCCGTATTGCTGAAGGGCGCCGGCGGCACGTTCTGCGTCGGCGGCGACGTCAAGGCGATGGCCGAAGCCAAGACCGCGCCGTCGTTCGAGACCAAGGTGTCGACCTTGCGCGAGCGCATGGAAGTGTCGCGGCTGCTGCATCAGATGCAGAAGCCGGTGGTGGCGCAGATCGAAGGCGCCGCCGCCGGCGCCGGCCTGTCGATCGCGCTCGCCTGCGACCTGCGGGTGGCCGGTGAGTCGGCCAAGATCACCACGGCCTTCGCCAAGGTCGGGCTGTCGGGCGATTTCGGCGGCACCTATTTCCTGACCCAGCTGCTCGGCAGCGCCAAGGCGCGCGAGCTCTATCTGACCTCGCCGGTCCTCACCGCGCGGGAGGCGCTCGCTTTGGGCATGCTGACCAGGGTCGTGTCCGATGCCGAGGTCGAGGCTGCCGCGCGCGAGTTGGCGCTCTCGCTGGCACAGGGGCCGAGCGTGACGCTCGGCTACATCAAGCGCAATATCAACAACGCCGAGACGATGACGCTGGAGGCCTGTTTCGACGCGGAAGCGATGCATCACTCGCGCTGCAGCGACACCGAGGATCACAAGGAGGCGGCGAAGGCCTTCGTCGAGAAGCGCGCGCCGGTGTTCCAGGGCAGGTAG
- a CDS encoding fused MFS/spermidine synthase, with protein sequence MSEPVPRAGVLAIYLCSFLVGCVLMGFEMLGSRYLNPYFGSGIGAWASLISTVLCALAIGYFAGSAIVDRQPTTRTIGTMILVAAAYMALVPATADVVMADILDTIGDGPTATLMASTALLLVPLTLLGTFSPIAVSLLTRSADEAGRVAGLVYGVSTIGNVVGTLVTTFALIPTIGSRAITYYFAVALACCAGILFIPVGKKTS encoded by the coding sequence GTGAGCGAGCCGGTCCCCCGCGCAGGCGTGCTGGCGATCTATCTCTGCTCCTTCCTGGTCGGCTGCGTGCTGATGGGCTTCGAGATGCTCGGCAGCCGCTATCTCAATCCCTATTTCGGCAGCGGCATCGGCGCCTGGGCCAGCCTGATCTCGACCGTGCTGTGCGCGCTCGCAATCGGCTATTTCGCCGGCAGCGCCATCGTCGACCGCCAGCCGACGACGCGCACCATCGGCACCATGATCCTGGTTGCCGCGGCCTACATGGCGCTGGTGCCGGCGACGGCCGATGTCGTCATGGCCGACATCCTCGACACCATCGGCGACGGTCCGACGGCCACGCTGATGGCCTCGACCGCGCTGCTGCTGGTGCCGCTGACCTTGCTCGGAACATTCTCGCCGATCGCCGTCAGCCTGTTGACGCGCTCGGCCGACGAGGCGGGCCGTGTCGCCGGGCTCGTTTACGGCGTCTCCACCATCGGCAACGTCGTCGGCACGCTGGTCACGACCTTCGCGCTGATCCCGACCATCGGCTCGCGCGCGATCACCTATTATTTTGCCGTGGCGCTGGCCTGCTGCGCCGGCATCCTGTTCATTCCTGTCGGCAAGAAGACGTCCTGA
- a CDS encoding phytoene desaturase family protein, with product MKIFLTVKLALLPFVVFWALLAWHQPAWAVWSALALALAANLWRAARSELAILELGSLVLFVVLAIANDLAPSWTAANALWLCPAALGVISFASLVVGRPWTADYSRASYSDTASTPQFYLINMLMTGLWGVLFIVLGLCRWAGVASWVTTAIVVGGVVVSIFGPRFAIRQAIQRMRASREDYHWPAPAFSATANLDCDVAVIGAGIGGLTAAALLAESGLKVKVFDHHVVPGGFCHSYLRKAHHDNRPVLYRFDAGPHDFSGVWPGGPIDGVLRRLGVADRIQWKRVAHSYRLAGRRIDVPEDWRDYVRLLCESFPASADGLTRLFDTIHAIFESMYATGHGRSGIPGMPESLEEMLAFPKKHPLAFRWMNRPFDELVAAHVSDPEPIAYLNALSGYLGDGSERLTCAQMVPIFGYYFKGGFYPVGGSGHLADVLSAAITADGGEVHLKSQVTRILVEEGRAVGVALGDGRTVRAQAVVSNADLGHTFTELLQPADLPASFRERARAIEPANSCFSVHVGLDFVPDIAPATHLDAPMGIGLAVMSKLDPSAAPAGHSTMTIITIVPYDDAKGWFPQQGGGDWKAWRRSQDYEARKQQLGDAMIAAAETIIPGLSQHIVYRTDASPVTYARYDLASAGAIYGVAQAGRLKGAKAPVPNLVIAGGGNAGAGVEAVVISGAEAAEALLPGLLSRKSAAPADQRLPEPAMA from the coding sequence ATGAAGATATTCCTCACGGTCAAGCTGGCTCTGCTGCCCTTTGTCGTGTTCTGGGCGCTGCTCGCCTGGCACCAGCCTGCCTGGGCGGTGTGGTCGGCGCTTGCGCTGGCGCTTGCCGCCAATCTCTGGCGCGCCGCCCGATCGGAGCTCGCGATCCTCGAGCTTGGCAGCCTGGTGCTGTTCGTGGTGCTGGCGATCGCCAACGACCTCGCGCCGAGCTGGACCGCGGCCAATGCGTTGTGGCTATGCCCCGCAGCACTCGGCGTCATCAGCTTCGCTTCGCTCGTCGTCGGCCGTCCGTGGACCGCGGATTATTCCCGCGCCAGCTATTCCGACACCGCCTCGACGCCCCAGTTCTATCTGATCAACATGCTGATGACCGGGCTGTGGGGAGTCCTTTTCATCGTGCTCGGCCTGTGCCGCTGGGCCGGCGTCGCATCCTGGGTCACGACCGCGATCGTCGTCGGCGGTGTGGTGGTCTCGATCTTCGGTCCGCGCTTTGCCATCCGCCAGGCGATCCAGCGCATGCGGGCCTCGCGCGAGGACTACCATTGGCCGGCGCCGGCGTTCTCCGCGACTGCGAACCTCGACTGCGACGTCGCCGTGATCGGCGCCGGCATCGGCGGCCTCACTGCCGCCGCGCTGCTCGCCGAATCCGGGCTCAAGGTCAAGGTGTTCGACCACCACGTCGTGCCCGGCGGCTTCTGCCACAGCTATCTGCGCAAGGCGCACCACGACAACAGGCCGGTGCTGTATCGCTTCGATGCCGGGCCGCATGATTTCTCCGGCGTCTGGCCCGGCGGGCCGATCGACGGCGTGCTGCGCCGGCTCGGTGTCGCCGACCGGATCCAGTGGAAGCGCGTCGCCCATTCCTATCGTCTCGCCGGCCGGCGCATCGATGTGCCCGAGGACTGGCGCGACTATGTCCGGCTGCTCTGCGAATCCTTTCCCGCCAGCGCGGACGGGCTGACCCGGCTGTTCGATACGATCCACGCGATCTTCGAGAGCATGTATGCGACCGGCCACGGCCGCAGCGGCATTCCCGGCATGCCGGAATCGCTGGAGGAAATGCTCGCGTTTCCGAAAAAGCATCCGCTGGCGTTCCGCTGGATGAACCGCCCGTTCGACGAGCTCGTCGCCGCGCATGTCAGCGATCCCGAGCCGATCGCCTATCTCAACGCGCTGTCGGGCTATCTCGGCGACGGCAGCGAGCGGCTGACCTGCGCCCAGATGGTCCCGATCTTCGGCTACTATTTCAAGGGCGGCTTCTATCCGGTCGGTGGCTCCGGCCATCTTGCCGACGTGCTCAGCGCTGCGATCACGGCTGATGGTGGCGAGGTGCACTTGAAATCCCAGGTCACGCGCATCCTGGTCGAGGAGGGCCGCGCCGTCGGCGTCGCGCTCGGTGATGGCCGCACGGTCCGTGCGCAGGCGGTGGTGTCCAATGCCGATCTCGGGCACACCTTCACCGAGCTGTTGCAGCCCGCCGATCTGCCGGCATCGTTTCGTGAGCGCGCCCGCGCGATCGAACCCGCCAACTCCTGCTTCTCCGTCCATGTCGGGCTCGACTTCGTGCCCGACATCGCGCCGGCGACCCATCTCGATGCGCCGATGGGGATTGGCCTCGCGGTGATGTCCAAGCTCGATCCGTCGGCTGCGCCCGCCGGCCATTCGACGATGACGATCATCACCATTGTTCCCTACGACGACGCAAAGGGCTGGTTTCCGCAGCAGGGCGGCGGTGACTGGAAGGCGTGGCGGCGCTCGCAGGATTACGAGGCCCGCAAGCAGCAGCTGGGCGACGCGATGATCGCGGCCGCCGAGACCATCATCCCCGGTCTGTCGCAGCACATCGTCTACCGGACCGACGCCAGTCCGGTGACCTATGCCCGCTACGATCTCGCCAGCGCCGGCGCGATCTATGGCGTGGCCCAGGCGGGACGGCTGAAGGGCGCCAAGGCGCCGGTCCCCAATCTCGTCATCGCCGGTGGCGGCAATGCCGGCGCGGGTGTGGAGGCCGTGGTCATTTCCGGTGCCGAGGCCGCCGAGGCGCTGCTGCCTGGCCTGTTGTCGCGCAAATCTGCCGCGCCGGCCGACCAGCGGCTGCCCGAGCCGGCCATGGCGTGA
- a CDS encoding SDR family NAD(P)-dependent oxidoreductase, translating into MPTKGLCAIVTGSASGLGAATALLLAKAGMRIVVNYSNSKTEAEQTADLCAKEGSEVVVVQGDVSRDEDCRKIVAAAAPWGRLDVLVNNAGTTKHVPHDQLDGLSAEDFQRIFAVNTIGPFQMIRAARPLLEAAAKETLRASAVVNVSSVAGISGGGSSVAYAASKGALNTMTLSLSRALAPAIRVNTVCPGYIDTPWFTKGRGEAGAKQVRDTVVARVPLRAASSAEDIAQLVTFLASPASAHMTGELVRMDAGMHLLG; encoded by the coding sequence ATGCCGACGAAGGGTCTTTGCGCGATCGTGACGGGTTCGGCGTCCGGTCTCGGGGCTGCGACCGCGTTGCTGCTGGCCAAGGCCGGCATGCGCATCGTCGTCAACTATTCCAACAGCAAGACGGAAGCCGAGCAGACCGCGGATCTCTGCGCTAAGGAAGGCTCTGAGGTCGTCGTCGTGCAGGGCGACGTCTCGCGCGACGAGGATTGCCGGAAAATCGTCGCCGCCGCTGCGCCCTGGGGCCGGCTGGACGTGCTGGTCAACAATGCCGGCACCACCAAGCACGTGCCGCATGATCAGCTTGACGGATTGTCGGCCGAGGACTTTCAGCGCATCTTCGCGGTCAACACGATCGGTCCGTTCCAGATGATCCGCGCCGCGCGGCCGCTGCTCGAAGCCGCGGCCAAGGAGACCCTGCGCGCCTCGGCAGTGGTCAACGTGTCGTCGGTGGCGGGCATCAGCGGCGGCGGTTCCTCGGTGGCCTATGCTGCGAGCAAGGGCGCGTTGAACACGATGACATTGTCGCTTTCGCGCGCGCTCGCGCCCGCGATCCGCGTCAACACGGTCTGTCCCGGCTATATCGATACGCCCTGGTTCACCAAGGGACGCGGCGAGGCCGGTGCCAAGCAGGTGCGGGATACCGTGGTGGCGCGGGTGCCGCTGCGTGCCGCGTCATCGGCGGAGGACATCGCCCAGCTGGTCACGTTCCTGGCAAGCCCCGCGTCGGCTCACATGACCGGCGAGCTCGTCCGCATGGATGCGGGCATGCATCTGCTCGGGTGA
- a CDS encoding M28 family peptidase: MTEFWPRWAATAAMAALLVALPAARAAEPQIELWDGQRAMSVIADLLRFTPRAMGEPGHQQTIDYIKAAMAKSAADAVMTQSFTAKADDGKTIPLTNIIARFQVQNPRRVIVATHYDSIIKAYRDAKSPDAPMPGANNSASAVALLLETARVLSLSPKLDVGIDMIFFDGEEGPRSLGAGDPTWRALGSPHFAAHLKDYYPTRKPEKAVDFDMVCDKDLKLQPEPSSLASALPEVKKFWSLGSRIAPSAFSPEPTPYPISDDHTALQQAGIPSFLVIDFDYEPYFNTTQDTIEQCSAQSLETVGRTLLRYLYAP, from the coding sequence ATGACTGAGTTCTGGCCTCGTTGGGCCGCCACCGCGGCAATGGCCGCCCTCCTCGTGGCATTGCCGGCAGCACGGGCCGCGGAGCCCCAGATCGAGCTGTGGGACGGCCAGCGCGCCATGTCCGTCATCGCCGATCTCCTGCGCTTCACGCCGCGCGCGATGGGCGAGCCGGGACATCAGCAGACGATCGACTACATCAAGGCGGCGATGGCCAAGAGCGCCGCCGACGCCGTGATGACGCAGAGCTTCACCGCCAAGGCCGATGACGGCAAGACGATCCCGCTCACCAACATCATCGCCCGCTTCCAGGTGCAGAACCCGCGCCGCGTGATCGTGGCAACGCATTACGACAGCATCATCAAGGCCTATCGCGACGCCAAATCGCCGGACGCGCCGATGCCCGGCGCCAACAATTCGGCCTCCGCCGTCGCGCTGCTGCTGGAGACGGCGCGCGTGCTGTCGCTGTCGCCGAAGCTGGACGTCGGCATCGACATGATCTTCTTCGACGGCGAGGAGGGACCGAGATCGCTCGGCGCCGGCGACCCGACCTGGCGTGCGCTCGGCTCGCCGCATTTCGCCGCGCATCTGAAGGACTATTATCCGACGCGCAAGCCGGAGAAGGCGGTCGATTTCGACATGGTCTGCGACAAGGACCTGAAGCTGCAGCCGGAGCCGTCATCGCTGGCCTCCGCGCTGCCAGAGGTGAAGAAATTCTGGAGCCTCGGCAGCCGCATCGCGCCATCGGCGTTCTCGCCCGAGCCCACGCCCTACCCGATCAGCGACGACCACACGGCCCTGCAGCAGGCCGGCATCCCGAGCTTCCTCGTGATCGACTTCGACTACGAGCCCTATTTCAACACCACGCAGGACACGATCGAGCAGTGCTCGGCGCAGAGCCTCGAGACCGTCGGCCGCACGCTGCTGCGCTATCTCTACGCGCCCTGA
- a CDS encoding acyl-CoA dehydrogenase family protein: MADADNIVVATAEKIFADLADPQTINHDNDGRWKAPLWQALSEAGLPLAWVAEEFGGAGADLADGFAVINAAGRFALSVPLAETLLAGWLLQQASIASPEGAMTVAPASPKDRITLNADGTLSGRARGIPFAGSAKHIAVVAHGADSVAIALVETARLRIDAGLSLANDPSDTITFDKVAPSACEPAPAGFDATTSMLMGGVVRSLQIAGALDQLLEISVRYAGERVAFEKPIGKFQAVQHNLARLAGESAAATAAATSAADAIAHADAFDDAIFLEAASAKIRCAEAAEKAAAIAHQVHGAIGFTTEHILHRFSLRALAWRDDFGSDSHWAVALGRRIAARGADELWPLVASR, from the coding sequence GTGGCGGACGCTGATAACATCGTGGTTGCGACCGCGGAGAAGATCTTCGCCGATCTCGCCGACCCGCAGACGATCAATCACGACAATGACGGACGCTGGAAAGCGCCGCTGTGGCAGGCGCTGAGCGAAGCCGGCCTGCCGCTCGCCTGGGTCGCCGAGGAATTCGGCGGGGCCGGTGCCGATCTCGCCGACGGCTTTGCCGTCATCAATGCGGCCGGCCGCTTTGCACTGTCGGTGCCGCTCGCCGAGACGCTGCTCGCCGGCTGGCTGCTGCAGCAGGCCAGCATCGCTTCGCCCGAGGGCGCCATGACGGTCGCACCCGCCAGCCCGAAGGACCGGATCACGCTGAATGCCGACGGCACGCTGTCGGGCCGCGCCCGGGGTATCCCATTCGCCGGGAGCGCGAAGCATATTGCCGTGGTCGCGCACGGCGCGGACTCGGTTGCGATCGCGCTGGTCGAGACGGCGCGGCTGCGCATCGATGCGGGTCTCTCGCTCGCCAATGATCCCAGCGACACCATCACCTTCGACAAGGTCGCGCCATCAGCATGCGAGCCCGCTCCGGCCGGCTTCGATGCGACGACATCGATGCTGATGGGCGGCGTCGTACGCAGCCTGCAGATCGCCGGCGCGCTCGACCAGCTGCTCGAGATCAGCGTCCGCTATGCCGGCGAGCGCGTCGCCTTCGAGAAGCCGATCGGAAAATTCCAGGCCGTGCAGCACAACCTCGCGCGGCTGGCGGGCGAAAGCGCGGCCGCGACCGCGGCCGCGACGTCGGCCGCGGACGCGATCGCTCATGCTGATGCCTTCGACGACGCCATTTTCCTCGAGGCCGCCTCGGCCAAGATCCGCTGCGCCGAAGCCGCCGAGAAGGCCGCTGCGATCGCCCACCAGGTGCACGGCGCGATCGGCTTCACCACCGAGCACATCCTGCACCGCTTCTCCCTGCGTGCGCTCGCCTGGCGCGACGATTTCGGCTCCGACAGCCATTGGGCCGTCGCGCTCGGCCGCCGCATCGCCGCACGCGGCGCCGACGAGCTGTGGCCGCTGGTCGCCTCGCGCTGA
- a CDS encoding acyl-CoA dehydrogenase family protein: MTALRFDPIRLPRECEELRKEVRAFLAEEIAAGTFSPFKPLREDADAREFSRRVGARGWIGMTWPKQYGGHERSFLERYVVTEEMRVANAPVRRFFVADRQSGPVLLRYAPEHIKMDILPRICRGELCFAIGMSEPNSGSDLFAAKTRATKTDGGWLINGSKIWTTSAHMADYMIAIFRTSASTKENRRHGLTQFLVNMKTPGIRVNPIGQITGQKEFNEVVFTDAFVPDDHQLGEIDGAWKQATSELAYERSGPERFLETYYVLTELVRAVGPDPDTRSAEGIGRLVAQLHAMRRMSVSVAGMLQAGKEPVVEASIVKDVGTVWEQQLPHRVRDLAAFVEEDAGNRETLENQLTFAIRTAPKLTIQGGTTEVLRGIIARGLGLR, translated from the coding sequence ATGACCGCGCTCCGTTTCGATCCGATCCGCCTGCCGAGGGAATGCGAGGAGCTGCGCAAGGAGGTGCGCGCCTTCCTCGCTGAGGAGATCGCAGCCGGCACCTTCAGCCCGTTCAAGCCGCTGCGCGAGGATGCCGACGCGCGCGAGTTCTCACGACGGGTCGGCGCGCGCGGCTGGATCGGCATGACTTGGCCGAAGCAATATGGCGGCCACGAGCGCTCGTTCCTGGAGCGCTACGTGGTGACCGAGGAGATGCGCGTCGCCAACGCACCGGTGCGGCGCTTCTTCGTCGCCGACCGCCAGAGCGGACCGGTCCTGCTGCGCTATGCGCCCGAGCACATCAAGATGGACATCCTGCCGCGCATCTGTCGCGGCGAGCTGTGCTTCGCGATCGGCATGAGCGAGCCGAACTCCGGCTCGGACCTGTTCGCGGCCAAGACGCGCGCCACCAAGACCGACGGCGGCTGGCTGATCAACGGCTCCAAGATCTGGACCACATCGGCGCACATGGCCGACTACATGATCGCGATCTTCCGCACGTCTGCGTCCACGAAGGAAAACCGCCGTCACGGCCTGACGCAGTTCCTGGTGAACATGAAGACGCCGGGCATCAGGGTGAATCCGATCGGACAGATCACCGGGCAGAAGGAGTTCAACGAAGTCGTCTTCACCGACGCCTTCGTGCCGGACGATCATCAGCTCGGCGAGATCGACGGCGCCTGGAAGCAGGCAACGTCCGAGCTCGCCTATGAACGCTCCGGGCCGGAGCGATTCCTGGAAACCTATTACGTGCTGACCGAGCTGGTGCGCGCCGTCGGCCCCGATCCCGACACCCGCAGCGCCGAGGGCATCGGCCGCCTGGTCGCGCAGCTGCATGCGATGCGCCGCATGTCGGTGTCGGTCGCCGGCATGCTGCAGGCGGGCAAGGAGCCGGTGGTGGAGGCCTCGATCGTCAAGGACGTCGGCACGGTGTGGGAGCAGCAATTGCCGCACCGGGTGCGCGACCTCGCGGCGTTCGTCGAGGAGGACGCCGGCAATCGCGAGACGCTGGAGAACCAATTGACGTTCGCGATCCGCACCGCGCCGAAGCTGACCATCCAGGGCGGCACCACCGAGGTGCTGCGCGGCATCATCGCGCGCGGGCTTGGGTTGAGGTGA
- a CDS encoding GlsB/YeaQ/YmgE family stress response membrane protein, translating into MLHILIVGLVAGFLARLLSPGPNNPSGFILTIVLGIIGAFLATAIGQAIGHYSPDEGAGYVTATIGALLVLFVWNRLVASGTIRDFNR; encoded by the coding sequence ATGTTGCACATTCTGATCGTCGGGCTGGTCGCCGGCTTCCTCGCACGGCTGCTATCGCCAGGGCCCAACAATCCCTCCGGCTTCATCCTGACCATCGTGCTCGGCATCATCGGCGCGTTTCTCGCCACCGCCATCGGGCAGGCCATCGGGCACTACAGCCCTGACGAAGGCGCCGGCTACGTGACCGCGACCATCGGCGCGCTCCTGGTGCTGTTCGTGTGGAACAGGCTGGTCGCCAGCGGCACCATCCGCGATTTCAACCGGTAG
- a CDS encoding VOC family protein produces the protein MAYLHLRQICLVAPKLEPVVSDIAAIMGLEVCYRDPHVGKYGLENALLPVGPILLEVVSPTREGTAAGRFLDKTGGRGGYMAIFACDDPDGRAARANAMGVRTANVIDHPPYHGVQLHPRDCRAAFIELNHTDGSDDVLGPYPPAGPDWTRAIRTDVTAALTEVVLQSPEPASLAAHWGRILDVATAADDHGGWQLTLPNAAIRVTPGERELMSGLSFRTPDVERVIDAARARGYAVSGNGFEIAGVTITMAA, from the coding sequence ATGGCCTATCTCCACCTGCGCCAGATTTGTCTCGTCGCGCCCAAGCTCGAGCCCGTCGTGTCGGACATCGCCGCGATCATGGGCCTCGAGGTCTGCTACCGCGATCCGCATGTCGGCAAATACGGGCTGGAAAACGCGCTGCTGCCGGTCGGGCCGATCCTGCTCGAAGTGGTGTCGCCGACGCGTGAGGGCACCGCGGCCGGCCGTTTCCTGGACAAGACCGGCGGCCGCGGCGGCTACATGGCGATCTTCGCCTGCGACGATCCCGATGGCCGCGCTGCTCGCGCCAATGCAATGGGCGTGCGTACGGCCAATGTCATCGATCATCCGCCCTATCACGGCGTGCAGCTGCATCCGCGCGACTGCCGTGCGGCCTTCATCGAGCTCAATCACACCGATGGCAGCGACGATGTGCTGGGCCCCTATCCGCCGGCCGGGCCGGATTGGACACGGGCGATCCGCACGGACGTCACGGCGGCGTTGACGGAGGTGGTGCTGCAGAGCCCCGAGCCCGCATCGCTCGCCGCGCATTGGGGACGGATTCTCGACGTGGCGACCGCGGCCGACGATCATGGTGGTTGGCAGCTGACCCTGCCCAATGCGGCGATTCGCGTGACGCCCGGCGAGCGCGAACTGATGAGTGGATTGAGTTTCCGAACGCCGGATGTCGAGCGTGTCATCGACGCTGCGCGTGCGCGAGGCTATGCGGTGTCGGGCAATGGATTCGAGATTGCTGGTGTGACGATCACGATGGCGGCTTGA